CCTGTCCGGCTGTTTCGATGAGCACCAGCGGGTGCCAGGCGTAGAGCGCAAGCGCCGGCGCGGCTACAAGCCGGCTCAGAATGATCAAAGCGCCTAGTTCGAACGCGATGAGCATGGACTTGATCACATAATAACTGACGATCCACCCGTGTTCGTAAAACGAGCCCCCGACGAAGAAGATACCCTGGGAAACCGGGGGGTAGACCGTGTGATAGGACTTCGAGTTCAGGACCTGATACAGAGAGTCCGTCTGATGATGAACAAGCGAGGGATCATCGGGTGTCTGTCGATATGGGTTAACCCCCTCGGCCTGAAGCATGCCGTCCCACACGTAGCGGTAGGCATCGTCCGACAGGACAGGCGGCCAGCCGGCAAACCCGAGCCGCATCACGAGAGCGATGGCGAGCACCCAGCCTGTTGTGAGGCCCCCGCGCCAGACGATGGCGGCGAGCAGCAGGGACGCCGCCAGGGTGAAAGCTACAAACAGCGGCCAGTTCGAGGGCATCCGGGCACCATAGGCGATGCCGGCGATCAACCCCAGAAAAGCAGCTGTCCAACCGAGCGTGCGCCAGCGGGCGTCATGGAACATGGAAGATCATTCGTATTCGCCGGCCGTTATTTTCCAGATGGACTTCCTCGGCCATTTCACGGATAAAAAACAAGCCTCGCCCCCCACCCCGCATCAGGTTCTCCGCCGAGATGGGGTCTTCGATCTCATCGAGGTTAAATCCTTCGCCCTCATCTTCCACGATTAGCGCAATCTGCCGGGGAGCGCAGCGAAGCTCTATGTCGACTTTTTTTGCCGGATCTTCTGCGTTTCCGTGCGTTATGGCATTTGTTGCCGCCTCGGACATTAGCAGTACGATCTTATAAGCGAGCTCCTCATCGAGCCCGATTTCCTCCACAAACGCGCCGGTCTCATCCACCAGCGCATCCAGGTTGCCCAGATCGCTGGGGCATTCGAGCACGAGGCAGTTCGGCGTTCTGACTTTGATAACGATCATAGGGCTGAGCAGGAAGCGGCGAGCAGCTAGCTATCGCGTTCGGAACTACGTATTGGGGTTCGGGCGGGTGCATAGTTACCGAATAATCCCGATCCAAACAAGAACCCCGAAGCGGGTCATTGCTGTGGACGTTATCCCATCGCCATCGAAATACATGCCGTTTGTAGTACTGTTTCTGATCGTCGCACCGATGCTGGGTGGAGGGCC
Above is a genomic segment from Rhodothermales bacterium containing:
- a CDS encoding ATP-binding protein, with protein sequence MIVIKVRTPNCLVLECPSDLGNLDALVDETGAFVEEIGLDEELAYKIVLLMSEAATNAITHGNAEDPAKKVDIELRCAPRQIALIVEDEGEGFNLDEIEDPISAENLMRGGGRGLFFIREMAEEVHLENNGRRIRMIFHVP